One region of bacterium CG_4_10_14_0_2_um_filter_33_32 genomic DNA includes:
- the grpE gene encoding nucleotide exchange factor GrpE, with amino-acid sequence MKWEVNKMKNQEDKPKKDKGEAHSKKEAIKDDLNKLVDELESVKKKSDEYLDGWKRAQADYINLKKRIETDMTDLTVFANADLISRIIPVLENFRRASTHAPEEIKDNDWVSGIKQIEKQLEDVLKNEGLERINIVGKEFDPNLCEAVCFGNSDGHKEDEVIEELESGYILKGKVLIPVKVKVCKK; translated from the coding sequence ATGAAATGGGAGGTAAATAAAATGAAAAATCAGGAAGATAAACCAAAAAAAGATAAAGGAGAAGCGCATTCTAAAAAGGAAGCCATAAAGGATGATTTGAACAAACTAGTAGATGAATTAGAGTCAGTAAAGAAAAAATCAGACGAATATTTAGATGGCTGGAAAAGAGCGCAGGCAGATTACATTAATCTTAAAAAAAGGATCGAAACTGATATGACTGATTTAACTGTATTCGCTAATGCTGATTTGATATCAAGAATAATCCCGGTTTTGGAAAACTTCAGAAGAGCATCAACTCATGCGCCGGAAGAAATTAAGGATAATGATTGGGTCTCCGGAATAAAGCAAATAGAAAAGCAGTTAGAAGATGTTTTAAAAAACGAAGGTTTAGAAAGAATAAATATTGTCGGTAAAGAATTTGATCCTAATCTTTGCGAAGCTGTTTGCTTTGGAAATTCTGACGGCCACAAAGAAGATGAAGTTATCGAAGAATTAGAGTCAGGCTATATATTAAAAGGTAAAGTTTTAATACCAGTTAAAGTAAAAGTTTGTAAAAAATAA